The Flammeovirgaceae bacterium genome contains a region encoding:
- a CDS encoding M15 family metallopeptidase: MTAFSQEPDKSYLLGRFNPETDARFVKPADEHTAGAARSQYLRKETYEAFVKMAEAAATDGVRLVIISATRNFETQKSIWERKWQAEATIANEADRAKKILLYSSMPGTSRHHWGTDMDLNDLNNDYFESGEGLKIYQWLTAHAHEFGFCQPYTSKDKGRTGYEEEKWHWSYTPLSVPLLEAYKKTVSLKDISGFKGSETAVQLDVIKNYVDGVACK; this comes from the coding sequence AGCCCGATAAATCCTATTTACTCGGCCGTTTCAACCCGGAAACTGATGCCCGCTTTGTAAAGCCGGCTGATGAGCACACGGCAGGGGCTGCCCGCAGCCAGTACTTGCGTAAAGAAACCTATGAGGCGTTTGTAAAAATGGCTGAAGCTGCTGCAACGGATGGAGTTAGGCTCGTGATCATTTCAGCTACGCGGAATTTTGAAACGCAAAAAAGCATCTGGGAACGCAAGTGGCAGGCCGAGGCTACCATTGCCAATGAAGCTGACAGGGCCAAAAAGATTTTACTGTACTCCTCCATGCCAGGCACCTCGCGCCACCACTGGGGCACCGATATGGATCTGAATGATTTGAATAACGACTACTTTGAATCAGGTGAGGGATTGAAAATTTACCAATGGCTCACTGCCCACGCCCATGAGTTTGGATTTTGCCAACCCTATACTTCAAAAGATAAAGGCCGTACCGGTTATGAAGAAGAAAAGTGGCACTGGTCATATACACCGTTATCCGTTCCGTTGCTGGAGGCGTATAAAAAAACAGTTTCGCTGAAAGACATCAGTGGTTTTAAGGGCAGCGAAACAGCCGTGCAACTGGATGTTATTAAAAATTATGTTGACGGGGTGGCGTGTAAGTAG
- a CDS encoding mechanosensitive ion channel family protein, producing MKDILDNIYFNNTVQDYAIALGIILGGIALLRLFRKTLLNRLKAWAAKTDTRFDDYVVLGVERFGLPILNFLIIYWGIHYLTLSAKVSSIVSKATTVVIVYFVIRIILSAIRKLLEAYVLKQENGETKLKQITGIMVVINVAVWVLGLVFLFDNFGYNVTAIITGLGIGGIAIALAAQNILGDLFNYFVIFFDRPFEVGDFIVVDDKRGTVEYIGIKTTRIKSISGEQIIISNSNLTSSRLHNFRRMEQRRAIFNIGVVYGTPLEKLKKIPDMITQIIINEPLTTPDRVHFATYGDFSLNFEVVFFVQSSDYKQYMDIVQDVNFKIYEIFEKERIEFAYPTQTIHLKKSE from the coding sequence ATGAAAGACATCCTGGATAACATTTATTTCAATAACACCGTGCAAGACTATGCCATTGCATTGGGCATTATTCTGGGCGGTATCGCTTTGTTGAGGTTGTTCCGGAAGACACTGTTGAACCGGTTGAAAGCGTGGGCAGCCAAAACTGATACCCGCTTTGATGATTATGTAGTATTGGGCGTTGAACGCTTTGGATTACCCATTCTGAACTTCTTAATCATTTACTGGGGTATTCACTACCTCACCCTGTCGGCTAAGGTTTCTTCCATCGTTTCTAAAGCCACAACCGTAGTTATTGTTTACTTCGTTATCCGGATAATTCTCAGCGCGATACGAAAATTACTGGAGGCCTATGTATTGAAGCAGGAGAACGGTGAAACCAAACTGAAGCAAATCACGGGCATCATGGTGGTTATCAATGTTGCTGTGTGGGTACTGGGGCTAGTCTTTCTGTTCGATAACTTCGGGTACAATGTAACAGCCATCATCACCGGGCTGGGTATTGGCGGTATTGCTATTGCCCTGGCTGCTCAAAACATCCTGGGCGATTTATTTAACTATTTCGTGATTTTTTTCGACCGGCCGTTTGAGGTGGGTGATTTTATCGTAGTGGATGACAAGCGCGGCACGGTGGAGTACATCGGCATTAAAACTACCCGGATTAAAAGTATTTCGGGCGAACAGATCATTATCTCGAACAGTAACCTCACCAGTTCACGCCTGCACAACTTCAGGCGCATGGAGCAAAGGCGGGCCATTTTCAATATTGGTGTGGTGTACGGAACGCCCCTGGAAAAACTGAAGAAGATTCCGGATATGATAACCCAAATTATCATCAATGAACCTTTAACCACACCCGACCGGGTGCATTTCGCCACCTATGGCGATTTCAGTTTAAATTTTGAAGTGGTGTTTTTTGTACAAAGCTCCGATTACAAACAGTACATGGATATTGTGCAGGATGTAAATTTCAAGATATACGAGATTTTTGAGAAAGAAAGAATTGAGTTTGCTTATCCCACCCAGACGATTCACCTGAAGAAAAGTGAATAG
- a CDS encoding nuclear transport factor 2 family protein: MKLLRSLWLGWTLIILSQDVSGQINDQKEVLWLFHKKFEWLKNHQFDSLRWMLDDNLMYIHSNGWVETKADVIDDLKTGKLVYRKVDIMEASVRLYENTAIVTGKGAFAGVNSGAEFSLNLLFTEVYIKKGGRWLLASRHANRLP; the protein is encoded by the coding sequence ATGAAATTGCTTCGTTCATTGTGGCTGGGCTGGACCCTCATAATTCTCTCACAGGATGTGTCAGGGCAAATCAATGACCAGAAGGAGGTTTTATGGTTATTCCATAAAAAATTCGAGTGGTTAAAGAATCATCAGTTTGATTCGTTGCGCTGGATGCTGGATGATAACCTGATGTATATTCACTCGAACGGCTGGGTTGAAACCAAAGCCGATGTGATTGACGATTTAAAAACCGGTAAGCTGGTATATCGTAAAGTGGATATTATGGAGGCATCGGTGCGTTTGTATGAGAACACGGCCATTGTTACCGGCAAGGGTGCTTTTGCAGGAGTGAACAGCGGAGCGGAATTCAGTTTAAATCTTTTGTTTACGGAAGTGTACATTAAAAAGGGAGGCCGGTGGCTGCTTGCTTCGCGCCATGCCAACCGGCTGCCTTAA